TGCCTTCTTGCGACAGGACAATGTGAAAGTGCCTTCTGTCTTCTTGCGATTGAACGGTTTTAATAAGTCCCTTTTTTAGAAGTGATTTGGTTGCTATACTAACCGCGGCTTTCGAAATATTCAGTTGTTTTGCCAAAATCCCATTTGAAACCTTGTCAGAAACTGCGGAGAACAAGAAAACATATAGCTCCGTTGTACTCATATCTTCCAATTCCGGGATTTCCGGAATAAGAGCGACCATTCCGGTTACTATCTCGACAACACTTTTTAAGATATCCTCAGTGCTAATATTCAAATTGCCAAGATCGTTTTTACTTGACCCAGACATGCTATAAGAGTAATCTGCACACACCATCTCACAGCACCCCCTTGTCTTTGCCTTCTATATATTTAGACTGTTAATTTTTTAAATCGTTTAGCTATTTAACTAATTTTTTTGACAACTTTCCGAACAAATATACACCTGATAAGTTCATCCTTTCGATGAAAATGTTTGACGATTTAATTTAAATGGCTTAAATGTGTGTATGCTCGTTTTATCTTGCTGATTTTCGAGTATGCGATGTTTATAGTTTCAACAAAACAGTACTAAAATTTATATGCGGTGTTAGAAAATTTTTTAATAGAGTTAATTCACATGTCTTTGTAGATCTCAGAGGGGAGGGTTTTTCGGTGGCGACCAAGGGACGATGGCAGTGGGCAGAGGTAAACAAGTCAAATTTTTCTAAGATTAGAACAACGATTGAGGCAGCTTTCTATGGGAATAATGTTGAGCTTCTTACGTCAAGAAGAGAAGCTTACAAAAAGGCTATGAAATCGCCTGGAACGATAGTCACAGACCTGCCTGTTTACAAACCAGAACTGTTGAATTTGGATGAAGGAACGCGCATTCTTCTTTTCAACGATGGTGCAACGGTTGGAAGGTTCGCAGGGGCAAGGAAGATTATAGGTATGCCAGGTGTTAATGAAGATGTACTTGCAGAAGTGCTTAGGGAGGCTGTCTATGGAACTAGGTATAGAAAGATGTACCATGCCATTAGCTATACGGGGTTGCACGAAGACTTCATTGTGAAAAACCACATACTTATTCCGGAAGGTTTCGAGAACACTGTTTATAATTGGTTGCTGAATTTCCAGGACTTAACACCAGAATACGCTGCGATGTACGAAAGGTCTAAGCTGATTAAAGAACCTGACATTTATATCTTCGCGGATCCTGATTGGTCTCATCCCGATTTTCCTGGTGGACTTGCGCTCTTTGATCCTAACAACAACTGCGCTGCCCTTTTAGGTTTAAGGTATTTCGGGGAGTTTAAAAAGGGCACTCTCACACTTGGCTGGTCTGTTGGGAATAGACAAGGGTACGTGGCTTGCCACGGTGGTTTGAAGAAGTACGAATTCGATAACAGCAAGTATGTTGCCGCGTTCTTCGGGTTATCCGGTTCAGGGAAATCCACGCTGACACATGCAAAGCACAACGGGAAATACAAGATCACGATTGTTCACGATGACGCGTTGGTTATAAACCTACAAGACCTTTCATCCATAGCGCTTGAGCCTTCGTACTTTGATAAAACCTCCGACTATCCATTGACAAGTGATGATAACAAATACCTTCTAACCATTCAAAACTGTGGCGCCACAATCGACGAACTAGGAAGGGTCGTTCCCGTTATGGAGGATATCAGGAATGGTAACGGAAGAGCAATAAAATCAAAACTTTGGTCACCAAACAGGGTTGACAAGATTCAAGAGCCTGTTAATGCGATATTTTGGATAATGAAAGACCCTGTATTGCCACCGATTGTCAAAATAGAAGACCCTGTGCTTGCTTCCACGATGGGAGCCACGCTTGCAACGAAACGAACATCCGCAGAAAAACTACTTCCAGGAGTCGATCCTGAAGCGCTGGTTTTCGAACCATACGCCAACCCATTTAGAACTTATCCGCTCTCGGAAGACTACCAAAAGTTCAAAGCACTGTTTGAAAAAGGTGTGGAGTGCTACATAATCAACACAGGATTCTATTTAAATAAGAAGGTTCCAAAGGAACTCACCTTGGAAATTCTCGAGCACATTGTTGAACGAAAAGCGAATTTTGTTGAATGGTTTGGTGGGCTAAAGATAATGGAAATTTCAGGTTTTGAGGTGAGAACCTCTGATTACGAATACAGGGAGCTACTTAAGATTTCGCTCGAAAAAAGGCTAGATTTCCTAAAATCGAAAGATATAGAAAGCCAGGGATACGACAGGTTACCCGAAGAATGCAAACGTTCTATTCTGGATTTGATATCTCATCTGTGACATAATTTAAAATAATCTCAGTCGCCATAATATTGTATTTACAAAAAAGAAACATTAAAGACGTTGAAATTATTTAGACAAGGTATAAAATAAGAATCGATATAAGAACATAGGTAGGTCAAGGGCCCTTGAAAGAGGGCCAACAAAAAGCGAAAAAGCAAAAGTGAAAGAGGAGGTGTTGTTATGGGTTTACCACTCATAGGTGATAAGGTTCCTGAATTTACGGCAAAGACAACGCACGGTGTTATTAACTTCCCGAAAGACTACGAAGGCAAATGGGTTGTGCTCTTCAGCCATCCAGCAGACTTTACGCCGGTTTGTACAACGGAATTTGTTGCATTTCAGAAAAGGTACGACGAGTTCAAAGCACTCAACACAGAACTTATTGGGCTGAGCATCGACCAGGTTTTCTCACACATCAAGTGGGTCGAATGGATCAAGGAAAAGCTCGGAATCGAGATTAAATTCCCAGTTATTGCTGATGACAGAGGTCAGATTTCCGAACTCTTTGGAATGATACATCCGGGTAAGGGGACAAACACAGTTAGAGCGGTCTTTATTATCGATCCGAAAGGAATTCTCAGAGCCGTATTGTACTATCCACAGGAACTTGGAAGAAACATGGATGAGATTCTCAGAATGGTGAAAGGATTGCAGGTTAGCGACGCAAACGGTGTTGCAATACCAGCGAACTGGCCAAATAACGAATTAGTTGGCGATGAAGTAATCGTTCCACCAGCATCAGATTGTGCGACCGCTGCAAAAAGGCTCCAAGAATACGAATGTTACGACTGGTGGTTCTGCCACAAGAAACTGAAGTAAGCTCAAGTAATCTACTGAATAAGAAATGCGGGGATTTCGGTCCCCGCGTTTTTATTTTTTATAACTCATGAACTTATACTCTTTGTGTTTTCCAGATATCCCTAACGTATTCTTCAATCGTCCTGTCGCTTGAGAACTTTCCACTTCTTGCGATGTTTAGCAGTGATTTTTTGTTCCATTCCACTTTGTTCAAGAAAAGTTCTTCAACTTTTTTGTGTGTTTGTTCGTATGCTTCGAAATCAGCTAAAACAAAGTATTGATCTGGCATTGGCGCGTATTTACCATATAGCAGGTTTTCGTATATGTCTACGAAAAGTTCAGGGTTGTCTTTGTTGAAGTAGCCGTTTTTAAGCATATCGAGTACTTCGCGTATCTTCTCGTTTTCTAAGTAGATCCCGAATGGGTTGTATATTCCTTTCTTTCTTGCTTCTTCTATCTCTTCTGCTTTCAAACCGAATATAAAGATGTTTTCTTCTCCAACCTCTTCAAGCATTTCAACGTTTGCACCATCGAGTGTTCCAACTGTTAATGCCCCGTTTATCATGAATTTCATGTTTCCTGTTCCTGATGCCTCAAAGCCAGCTGTTGAGATTTGCTCACTCACATTAGCAGCTGGAATTATTATTTGCGCTGCCGATACGTTGTAGTTTGGGATAAATACCACTCGTAGCTCTTTGCTAACTACTGGATCATTGTTTACAACGTCTGCAACACTGTTGATTAGCTTGATTATCAGTTTTGCCATCTTGTACCCAGGTGCCGCTTTTCCAGCGAAAATGAACGTTCTTGGGACTTTCAGATGTTTACCTTCTTTGATTTCGTTGTAAAGGTGTATGACGTGCAAGATGTTGAGAAGTTGCCTTTTGTATTCATGAATTCTTTTAACTTGGATATCGAAAATGGATGCCGGGTCTAAGTTCACGTTGATTTTTTCTTTCACATACCTTGCAAGCCTTTCTTTGTTCCACATCTTTGCTTGATCGAGTTTTTCCAAAAATTCGGAATCGTCAAGGAAAACTTCCAGTTTTCTAAGTTCGTATAGGTCTACGATCCACTTATCTCCTATCGATTCTGTAATTAGTTTTGCAAGAGGTGGGTTACATTCGAGTAGCCATCTTCTTTGCGTTACACCATTTGTTTTGTTATTGAACTTCTCTGGGTACATCTCATAAAAGTCTCTCAGTACCGTTTTTTTCAGTATTTCGGTGTGCAGTTCAGAAACACCGTTAATTGAGAACGAGGCAATTGAGCAAAGGTTTGCCATTCTGACCTTCTTTACGTGGCCTTCTTCAAAAACCGACATATTGATGATTTTATGCAAATCTCCATTGAACTTTTCAGCAACTTCTTTCAAAAACCTCGCGTTTATTTCCTCTATGA
The DNA window shown above is from Fervidobacterium changbaicum and carries:
- a CDS encoding glycogen/starch/alpha-glucan phosphorylase, producing MPKAVRSKAMNSLNAIDVKIPKQFEYHLNHTLAERNEYSTVLQKFFALSYSIRDLVVEKWLNTEDIIFKRKDLRIVNYLSMEFLIGRLLYNNILNLQVEDEVKKLLEFHGLSLDEIAPLEEDAALGNGGLGRLAACFLDSLATLGYLSYGYTIRYQYGLFKQEIESGYQKELPDDWQKNGYPWEFPKPEEAVKVRFFGRSESYVDENGHLRFRWVDTYDVLAVPYDIYITGYNSDIVSVLRLWQPKAINEFNFTEFEKGNYEKAVQEKNLAETLSKVLYPNDAFFQGRELRLKQEYFFVSAALQDIIRRHKKRFGNDLRSLARAEVIQLNDTHPTLAIPELMRILLDEEGYGWEEAWEIVKNTIAYTNHTVMPEALEKWEAPLLQNMLPRHYQIIEEINARFLKEVAEKFNGDLHKIINMSVFEEGHVKKVRMANLCSIASFSINGVSELHTEILKKTVLRDFYEMYPEKFNNKTNGVTQRRWLLECNPPLAKLITESIGDKWIVDLYELRKLEVFLDDSEFLEKLDQAKMWNKERLARYVKEKINVNLDPASIFDIQVKRIHEYKRQLLNILHVIHLYNEIKEGKHLKVPRTFIFAGKAAPGYKMAKLIIKLINSVADVVNNDPVVSKELRVVFIPNYNVSAAQIIIPAANVSEQISTAGFEASGTGNMKFMINGALTVGTLDGANVEMLEEVGEENIFIFGLKAEEIEEARKKGIYNPFGIYLENEKIREVLDMLKNGYFNKDNPELFVDIYENLLYGKYAPMPDQYFVLADFEAYEQTHKKVEELFLNKVEWNKKSLLNIARSGKFSSDRTIEEYVRDIWKTQRV
- a CDS encoding MarR family transcriptional regulator; this encodes MVCADYSYSMSGSSKNDLGNLNISTEDILKSVVEIVTGMVALIPEIPELEDMSTTELYVFLFSAVSDKVSNGILAKQLNISKAAVSIATKSLLKKGLIKTVQSQEDRRHFHIVLSQEGKNVYNKLLEAFGRIFEQLLVSLPKEEIMKLQIGFETMVRFSRMITEFKSKANNND
- a CDS encoding phosphoenolpyruvate carboxykinase (ATP), which produces MATKGRWQWAEVNKSNFSKIRTTIEAAFYGNNVELLTSRREAYKKAMKSPGTIVTDLPVYKPELLNLDEGTRILLFNDGATVGRFAGARKIIGMPGVNEDVLAEVLREAVYGTRYRKMYHAISYTGLHEDFIVKNHILIPEGFENTVYNWLLNFQDLTPEYAAMYERSKLIKEPDIYIFADPDWSHPDFPGGLALFDPNNNCAALLGLRYFGEFKKGTLTLGWSVGNRQGYVACHGGLKKYEFDNSKYVAAFFGLSGSGKSTLTHAKHNGKYKITIVHDDALVINLQDLSSIALEPSYFDKTSDYPLTSDDNKYLLTIQNCGATIDELGRVVPVMEDIRNGNGRAIKSKLWSPNRVDKIQEPVNAIFWIMKDPVLPPIVKIEDPVLASTMGATLATKRTSAEKLLPGVDPEALVFEPYANPFRTYPLSEDYQKFKALFEKGVECYIINTGFYLNKKVPKELTLEILEHIVERKANFVEWFGGLKIMEISGFEVRTSDYEYRELLKISLEKRLDFLKSKDIESQGYDRLPEECKRSILDLISHL
- a CDS encoding peroxiredoxin encodes the protein MGLPLIGDKVPEFTAKTTHGVINFPKDYEGKWVVLFSHPADFTPVCTTEFVAFQKRYDEFKALNTELIGLSIDQVFSHIKWVEWIKEKLGIEIKFPVIADDRGQISELFGMIHPGKGTNTVRAVFIIDPKGILRAVLYYPQELGRNMDEILRMVKGLQVSDANGVAIPANWPNNELVGDEVIVPPASDCATAAKRLQEYECYDWWFCHKKLK